One Flavobacterium sp. 90 DNA segment encodes these proteins:
- a CDS encoding efflux RND transporter periplasmic adaptor subunit: MKKGVTVTILIFIALVFFGALYYLYAKNQESPIVFKTEKAEIKTIVKNTIATGNIQPDEEVLIKPNISGIIEEVYIKAGQKIKAGDMIAKIRVVANVSNVSSTQNQVQTAKIALDNQEKIYKRQKTLFEKEVISANDFDAAQLAYTQAKQNYIAARQSLDIVKTGTTTSLGSYANTLIRSTVNGMVLAVPVKVGNQVIESNNFNEGTTIASVADVGRMIFIGKIDESEVGKIKVQMPIEITIGAIENKKFEARLTDIAPKGVVENGAIQFEIKASLENRDATFIRAGLSANASIILEKADKVLAIKESLVQFDKKTQKPYVEIETVPQKFERKDLVLGVSDGIYVQVKSGIKNTDKIKIWNQGLISEGEKK, encoded by the coding sequence ATGAAAAAAGGAGTAACTGTAACCATTTTAATTTTTATTGCTTTAGTTTTTTTTGGCGCACTTTACTATTTGTATGCTAAAAATCAAGAGTCGCCAATTGTCTTTAAAACGGAGAAAGCAGAAATTAAAACGATCGTAAAAAATACAATCGCAACAGGTAATATTCAGCCGGATGAAGAGGTCCTAATCAAACCTAATATCTCTGGAATTATTGAAGAAGTGTATATCAAAGCCGGTCAAAAAATTAAGGCTGGAGATATGATTGCGAAGATTAGAGTTGTAGCAAACGTTTCTAATGTGAGTTCTACTCAAAACCAAGTGCAAACGGCTAAGATTGCTTTAGACAATCAGGAAAAAATCTATAAAAGACAAAAAACTTTGTTTGAAAAAGAAGTTATTTCTGCCAATGATTTTGATGCAGCACAATTAGCTTACACACAAGCGAAACAAAACTATATTGCGGCAAGACAAAGTTTAGATATCGTAAAAACAGGAACAACAACATCATTAGGAAGTTATGCAAATACCCTAATTCGTTCAACTGTAAACGGAATGGTTTTGGCCGTTCCTGTAAAAGTTGGAAACCAGGTTATTGAAAGTAATAACTTTAACGAAGGAACTACAATTGCTAGTGTTGCAGATGTTGGAAGAATGATTTTTATTGGAAAAATTGACGAATCTGAAGTTGGAAAAATAAAAGTTCAAATGCCAATTGAGATTACAATTGGAGCAATTGAAAATAAAAAATTTGAAGCTCGTTTGACTGATATTGCACCAAAAGGTGTAGTAGAAAATGGTGCAATTCAATTTGAAATCAAAGCTTCTTTAGAAAATAGAGATGCAACTTTTATCAGAGCAGGATTAAGTGCAAATGCTTCAATTATATTAGAAAAAGCAGATAAAGTTTTGGCTATCAAAGAATCTTTGGTTCAGTTTGATAAGAAAACTCAAAAACCATATGTTGAAATCGAAACAGTTCCTCAAAAGTTTGAAAGAAAAGATCTTGTATTAGGAGTTAGCGATGGAATTTATGTTCAGGTTAAAAGTGGTATCAAAAACACCGATAAAATTAAAATCTGGAATCAGGGTTTAATTAGTGAAGGTGAAAAAAAATAA
- a CDS encoding ABC transporter permease, translating to MFKKDNWDEILQALTANVFRTVLTAFGVFWGIFILVILLAAGKGLENGVKRGFDGIATNTMFMWSQTTSKAYKGLPKTRRYDFRNSDVAALKAALPDLLYVSPRNQLGDFNGTNNVVRGTKTSSFTIYGDYPELIKQQPMDIIKGRFINQQDINERRKIAVIGKGVISELYGKEEESIGTYIKVNGVNFMVVGVYNSKQQGGNAEQEQKNIFVPFTTFQQAFNYGDKVGWMALTAKDETSITALKPKILELIKSLHSINPADDRAVGNFDLYEQFNKVQSLFTILTIIAYFVGSLVLISGVIGISNIMLIVVKERTKEIGIRRALGATPAAIRGQILSESIFLTIISGMLGIAVATGIIALLNIALASMPQDSSTMFANPSVDLRVVFVALLILVGSGLLAGFIPAQTAINVKPVDALRSE from the coding sequence ATGTTTAAAAAAGATAATTGGGATGAAATTTTACAGGCTTTAACAGCCAATGTTTTCAGGACAGTTCTAACTGCTTTTGGGGTATTTTGGGGTATATTTATTTTAGTAATATTACTTGCTGCAGGAAAAGGTCTTGAGAATGGTGTAAAAAGAGGTTTTGACGGAATCGCGACCAATACAATGTTTATGTGGAGCCAAACAACGTCTAAAGCCTATAAAGGATTGCCTAAAACGCGCCGTTATGATTTTAGAAATAGTGATGTAGCAGCTTTAAAAGCAGCTTTACCGGATTTATTATATGTTTCGCCAAGAAATCAGTTAGGAGATTTTAACGGAACTAATAATGTGGTTCGTGGTACTAAAACTTCCTCTTTTACCATTTATGGAGATTATCCGGAACTGATCAAACAGCAACCAATGGATATTATAAAAGGGCGTTTTATAAACCAACAGGATATTAATGAGAGAAGAAAAATTGCTGTAATTGGAAAAGGAGTTATTAGCGAACTTTACGGAAAAGAAGAGGAATCTATTGGAACTTACATAAAGGTAAACGGCGTTAACTTTATGGTGGTTGGAGTATATAACTCTAAACAACAGGGAGGAAATGCAGAGCAAGAACAGAAAAATATTTTTGTTCCGTTTACTACTTTTCAGCAAGCCTTTAATTATGGTGATAAAGTTGGATGGATGGCGCTTACCGCGAAAGATGAAACTTCGATTACTGCTTTAAAACCGAAAATTTTAGAATTGATTAAATCGTTACATTCTATTAATCCTGCAGATGATCGTGCAGTTGGAAATTTCGATTTATATGAGCAATTCAACAAAGTACAAAGTTTGTTCACGATCTTAACAATTATCGCATACTTTGTTGGATCATTAGTTTTAATTTCGGGAGTAATTGGTATTTCAAATATCATGCTTATTGTAGTTAAAGAGCGTACAAAAGAAATTGGAATTCGTAGAGCTTTAGGAGCAACTCCGGCCGCTATTCGAGGACAAATTTTATCTGAATCTATATTTTTAACTATTATTTCGGGAATGTTGGGTATTGCCGTCGCCACCGGAATTATTGCTCTTTTGAATATTGCATTAGCTTCTATGCCACAAGACAGCAGTACTATGTTTGCGAATCCAAGTGTTGACTTAAGAGTTGTATTTGTAGCTTTATTAATATTAGTAGGATCTGGTTTGCTGGCAGGATTTATTCCGGCTCAAACCGCAATTAATGTGAAGCCGGTAGATGCTTTACGATCAGAATAA
- a CDS encoding ABC transporter permease: MFNIERWQEIFEAISKNRLRTFLTGVSVASGIFILVILLGAGKGLQNGIEKQFERDAAGIIEVWSGTTTKEYKGLNPGRQIQYRDADYNQSVQKFDDKLDMRASTYNYWGAPFSYGKESGSYQYRGVTPDYGRVENLTIVQGRYVNDNDIANNEKVACIGMKVKTDLFKDKDALGKEIIINGINFKVVGVFTDPGGEREETRAYLPLTTVQRAFGNGDKISNLFFTMKKTDNYDEALAQSEKFTQDLKDLLKSRNMVAPDDDGGVGVYNSVKDAKQFYDLNLYIRLFFWWVGICTIIAGVVGVSNIMLIIVKERTKEIGIRKALGASPFSIISMILHESIFITTIAGFVGLLASLLLLEFVGPMVQSEYFQNPQVDFNVALTTLALLVFAGAMAGFFPAYRAAKIKPIVALRDE, from the coding sequence ATGTTTAATATTGAGCGTTGGCAGGAAATCTTTGAGGCAATCTCGAAAAATCGGTTAAGAACATTTCTTACCGGCGTTTCTGTGGCTTCGGGTATTTTTATCCTTGTGATTTTGCTTGGTGCGGGTAAAGGGCTTCAAAACGGAATTGAAAAGCAATTTGAACGTGACGCCGCAGGGATTATTGAGGTTTGGTCCGGAACTACGACCAAAGAATATAAAGGGTTAAATCCCGGGAGACAAATCCAGTACAGAGATGCTGATTATAACCAATCTGTGCAGAAATTTGATGATAAGTTAGATATGAGAGCTTCGACTTATAATTATTGGGGAGCTCCATTTTCATACGGAAAAGAATCAGGAAGTTATCAATATAGAGGAGTTACTCCTGACTATGGAAGGGTTGAAAATTTAACAATAGTTCAGGGACGATATGTAAATGATAACGATATAGCCAATAATGAAAAAGTGGCTTGTATTGGGATGAAAGTTAAAACGGATCTTTTTAAAGATAAAGATGCTCTTGGGAAAGAAATCATAATTAATGGTATCAATTTTAAGGTTGTTGGAGTTTTTACCGATCCGGGAGGAGAAAGAGAAGAAACAAGAGCTTATTTGCCTCTAACGACTGTACAAAGAGCTTTTGGTAATGGTGATAAAATCAGCAATTTGTTTTTTACCATGAAAAAAACAGATAATTATGATGAAGCTCTGGCACAATCTGAAAAATTTACACAAGATTTGAAAGATTTGCTTAAAAGCCGAAATATGGTTGCTCCTGATGACGATGGAGGTGTTGGAGTTTATAATTCAGTTAAAGATGCTAAGCAATTTTATGATTTGAATTTATACATTAGACTATTCTTTTGGTGGGTTGGTATTTGTACCATTATTGCCGGTGTTGTCGGTGTGAGTAATATCATGCTTATTATTGTAAAAGAAAGAACTAAAGAAATTGGAATCAGAAAGGCTTTGGGGGCATCTCCGTTTTCAATTATTTCAATGATACTTCACGAGTCTATTTTTATTACCACAATTGCTGGTTTTGTAGGATTGCTTGCGAGTTTATTATTATTGGAATTTGTAGGTCCGATGGTGCAGAGTGAATATTTTCAAAATCCTCAGGTAGATTTCAATGTGGCTTTAACGACACTTGCTTTACTTGTATTTGCAGGCGCAATGGCAGGATTTTTTCCAGCATACAGAGCGGCTAAAATTAAACCTATTGTAGCACTTAGAGACGAATAA